From the genome of Suricata suricatta isolate VVHF042 chromosome 3, meerkat_22Aug2017_6uvM2_HiC, whole genome shotgun sequence, one region includes:
- the ZNF648 gene encoding zinc finger protein 648 has protein sequence MTQVDPQDRWGKASPLCSSTEEAHDSPVLSMSLESEDEDGGEAGDKGSPRGRDHQACPRSSSPVTQDNPDLPWHHPSSEEEKFSGPVSPGSLGKEPMGMPRKKASWGRDESKITQTQDSAGARIASGTLPSDSSHKLLGPTQWLRDSPPAGDDGVFREKLDAALGVPSSFPDTGRYFCAQKSVDTPDNSSLLRFPRPGGSWALPMQKTHTPAWGSASPAGVAATVLAKAQIGRKGQNPEGSREGGQGEVHPYKCLQGGRAFQKPSSLLSPSQPRGTKPYACELCGKAYSHRGTLQQHRRLHTGERPYRCPFCDKAYTWSSDHRKHIRTHTGEKPYPCPDCGKAFVRSSDLRKHQRNMHSNNKPFPCAECSLTFNKPLSLLRHQRTHLGPKPFRCPACDREFAVASRMMEHQRVHSGERPFPCPTCGKCFTKSSNLIEHQTLHTGQRPFKCADCGVAFAQPSRLVRHQRIHTGERPFPCAQCGQAFARSSTLKRHQQIHSGEKGFLCAECGRAFRIASELAQHIRVHNGERPYQCEDCGQAFTRSSHLQRHRAKHSASTKGPIPISSDE, from the coding sequence ATGACCCAGGTGGACCCCCAGGACAGGTGGGGCAAGGCGTCTCCTCTTTGCAGCTCGACTGAGGAGGCTCATGACTCCCCAGTGCTGAGCATGAGCTTAGAGAGTGAGGATGAGGAtggtggggaggcaggagacAAAGGGAGCCCTAGAGGCCGTGATCACCAGGCTTGTCCAAGAAGCAGCTCTCCAGTGACTCAGGACAATCCTGACTTGCCATGGCATCATCCATCCAGTGAGGAAGAGAAATTCTCTGGCCCCGTTAGTCCTGGGAGCCTGGGGAAGGAACCGATGGGGATGCCTCGGAAGAAGGCCAGCTGGGGAAGAGATGAGTCAAAGATCACACAGACACAGGACTCGGCCGGAGCTCGTATAGCTTCGGGGACCCTCCCCAGTGACTCTTCACACAAGTTGTTAGGTCCAACGCAATGGCTTAGGGACTCACCACCTGCAGGGGATGATGGAGTCTTTAGGGAAAAGCTTGACGCTGCCTTGGGTGTTCCATCCAGCTTCCCTGATACTGGAAGATATTTCTGTGCACAGAAGAGTGTAGACACCCCAGACAACTCGTCCCTCCTGCGTTTCCCCAGGCCCGGTGGCAGCTGGGCCCTCCCCATGCAGAAGACTCACACACCAGCCTGGGGATCGGCCTCCCCAGCCGGCGTGGCAGCAACGGTGCTGGCCAAAGCTCAGATCGGCAGGAAGGGCCAGAATCCCGAGGGCTCACGTGAGGGCGGGCAAGGGGAGGTGCACCCCTACAAGTGCCTGCAGGGAGGAAGGGCCTTCCAGAAGCCCAGCAGCCTGCTGAGCCCCTCGCAACCGCGAGGCACTAAGCCTTACGCCTGTGAGCTGTGCGGCAAGGCCTACTCCCATCGGGGCACGCTCCAGCAGCACCGGCGCCTGCACACGGGCGAGCGGCCCTACCGGTGTCCCTTCTGCGACAAGGCCTACACCTGGTCCTCGGACCACCGCAAGCACATCCGCAcccacacgggcgagaagccctacCCGTGCCCCGACTGCGGGAAGGCCTTCGTGCGCTCCTCCGACCTGCGCAAACACCAGCGCAACATGCACAGCAACAACAAGCCCTTCCCGTGCGCCGAGTGCAGTCTGACTTTCAACAAGCCGCTGTCGCTATTGCGCCACCAACGCACACACCTGGGCCCGAAGCCCTTCCGCTGCCCGGCTTGCGACCGCGAGTTCGCCGTGGCCAGCCGAATGATGGAGCACCAGCGCGTGCACTCGGGCGAgcggcccttcccctgccccacctgcGGCAAGTGCTTCACCAAATCCTCCAACCTGATCGAGCACCAGACCCTGCACACCGGCCAGAGGCCCTTCAAGTGCGCCGACTGTGGTGTGGCCTTCGCGCAGCCCTCGCGCCTCGTGCGCCACCAGCGCATCCACACCGGCGAGAGGCCCTTTCCGTGCGCCCAGTGTGGCCAGGCCTTTGCCCGCTCCTCCACCCTGAAGCGGCACCAGCAGATCCACTCTGGGGAGAAGGGCTTCCTCTGTGCCGAGTGCGGCAGGGCCTTCCGCATTGCCTCGGAGCTGGCCCAGCACATTCGGGTGCACAACGGGGAGAGGCCCTATCAGTGTGAGGACTGCGGTCAGGCCTTCACCAGGTCCAGTCATCTCCAGCGGCACCGAGCTAAGCACAGTGCGAGCACGAAGGGACCCATCCCCATCTCCTCTGATGAGTGA